A genomic segment from Peribacillus sp. ACCC06369 encodes:
- a CDS encoding Glu/Leu/Phe/Val dehydrogenase dimerization domain-containing protein → MLKPYLVVEWNDTETDAKGWLVVHNFVKGYAGGGTRMHPTVTREEVERLAEAMAYKYVACESETTGGCKAGIAYDYKAPDAYAVLRRFLIAMMPYIDIGVSLGSDLGTKYEDVLKIFNEFGMDIPLTKSMKQNLNVLQGIKDFDELLTTKIDGLFLNDVVTGYGVAFSADEAWKFKSGKDGARVVIQGFGCVGASCALKMSQLGYKVVGISDANLLVTCEEGLDVQKLIDRKNSYGEMDKEFFEPHYDVRANTDWLDIDCDILIPSALEDVIHKSNAKSVKASLIVEAANIPLSLEGDEIIKQRGIDVVNDFVANLGAIRFYDAVIFGLVNPNPQSVVDDIEKLCRKNTYHLFTQAKNQNKYQRDVAYEIFKPTISDLLEYAEPSEALSPQ, encoded by the coding sequence ATGTTAAAACCATATTTAGTTGTGGAATGGAATGATACGGAAACAGATGCAAAAGGGTGGCTGGTCGTGCATAACTTTGTTAAAGGCTACGCAGGCGGCGGTACAAGAATGCATCCAACGGTTACACGAGAAGAGGTCGAAAGATTAGCTGAGGCGATGGCTTATAAGTATGTAGCCTGTGAGTCCGAGACGACAGGCGGTTGTAAAGCGGGCATTGCCTATGATTATAAAGCGCCAGACGCGTATGCAGTATTAAGAAGATTTCTAATTGCGATGATGCCTTATATAGACATCGGGGTATCTTTAGGCAGTGACTTAGGTACCAAATATGAAGATGTGCTCAAAATATTCAATGAGTTTGGTATGGATATACCTCTTACGAAATCAATGAAGCAGAATCTGAATGTTCTGCAAGGGATAAAAGACTTTGATGAACTTTTGACGACAAAAATTGACGGGTTGTTTTTAAACGATGTCGTAACAGGATATGGTGTAGCATTTTCGGCAGATGAGGCATGGAAATTTAAAAGCGGAAAAGATGGAGCGAGAGTTGTCATTCAAGGTTTCGGCTGTGTAGGAGCAAGTTGTGCATTGAAAATGTCCCAGTTAGGTTATAAAGTTGTAGGGATTTCTGATGCCAACCTTTTGGTAACGTGTGAAGAAGGATTAGATGTCCAAAAGCTTATTGATCGTAAGAATTCATACGGAGAAATGGATAAAGAGTTTTTTGAACCGCATTATGATGTAAGGGCAAACACGGATTGGCTCGATATAGATTGCGACATATTAATTCCGTCCGCACTAGAGGATGTCATCCACAAATCAAATGCTAAAAGCGTAAAAGCAAGCTTAATTGTGGAGGCGGCAAACATCCCCCTTTCTTTAGAGGGAGACGAAATCATAAAACAAAGAGGAATTGATGTTGTCAATGATTTCGTTGCGAACCTTGGGGCGATTAGATTTTATGATGCCGTTATTTTTGGACTAGTAAATCCAAATCCACAATCTGTAGTTGATGATATCGAAAAACTATGCAGGAAAAATACGTATCACTTGTTTACACAAGCAAAAAACCAAAATAAATATCAAAGAGATGTAGCTTATGAAATATTCAAACCGACAATCAGCGACTTGCTGGAATATGCAGAGCCTTCCGAAGCTTTATCTCCACAATAA